The following proteins are co-located in the Desulfurococcus amylolyticus Z-533 genome:
- a CDS encoding DEAD/DEAH box helicase: MSGIVECIRKLGYKSFTELQKKAFDKVAGEGRSVLILAPTGSGKTEAAVIPVFYRVRIERLKPIAAIYITPLRALNRDIERRIKKIASCFGLSVAVRHGDTPERARRELADNPPHVLITTPESFAYIIVNEKLRHYIANTRYLIIDEFHEMVRSKRGLLFLTMLYLLWEYHGFKPLRIALSATLSNPSEYLKLLTPTGEDVEVIGDEYVKKMDVKVVIPGKPSSLSLLGDDSVDPRLSYILDAGRRYNGVLVFTNTRSLAEMLGSLLRKLIGKHGLDLKVGVHHGSLSRSHREEVEAGFKQGELNILVATSSMELGIDIGHIDFVIQYLSPRQSSRLIQRIGRSGHRLKGISRGVVLSTSNLLHLLESLILVDEALRSKVEREEVIFKPLDVLAYAIALLVLLNPSGVNRDELYDRLVRHALYRDLSPEEYNGLIEYMVYAHVLRDDGGLLKPTRKTRLYVYRTSMIPSTRDIHVVEVSTGKTIGSLNEEYVILRLRPDDVIILAGEAWRVIGFDDEKGHLYVEKTKGDYAESLIPHWEGENIPVDTRVALRIGEVIDYVKKNKSLPEELKKLLETNVEISWGLAEELSGYSRIYVDYVEKMNLLIININAGSKVNSLIRDVITYLLRQRFPIMDFTSYSSPYAVLVRVKGYIYPAELINAVKTIIINLGKYIDNNAFLRSVVKDSQALYWRIYQVAQRFGAITPGETRVTKSMLNALADTIIGEEAFKEVLIKDYDLESARSIASLITGGGISVETRVYDDLARHHLEILGYIELPIRKDVVNIDISQYLERLLERELTLLCIKCGYIKQGKVRELLELGKYSCPRCGLATLTIIKGDVEEEKGIVEKLRRGMELKGGERRLLDDLAKRAVILYKFGKQALLVFAGRGVGTSEAVRILNNASRGSDLVREIYEREKTFLRVKKYIDSKDDE, from the coding sequence ATGAGCGGTATTGTAGAATGCATCAGGAAGCTGGGATACAAGAGTTTCACAGAGCTTCAGAAAAAAGCTTTTGACAAGGTGGCTGGAGAAGGCAGGTCAGTGTTAATACTGGCTCCAACCGGTAGTGGTAAAACAGAGGCTGCTGTGATACCGGTTTTCTACAGGGTTAGAATTGAAAGATTGAAACCCATCGCGGCAATCTACATTACCCCCCTAAGGGCTTTAAACAGGGATATTGAGAGGAGAATCAAGAAGATTGCATCCTGCTTCGGGCTTAGCGTCGCAGTAAGGCATGGCGATACGCCTGAGAGAGCGCGCAGGGAGCTAGCTGATAACCCGCCCCATGTATTAATCACCACGCCCGAGTCGTTCGCGTACATAATTGTCAACGAGAAGCTCCGTCATTACATCGCTAACACAAGGTACTTGATAATCGATGAATTCCATGAAATGGTGAGGAGTAAGCGTGGACTATTATTCCTGACGATGCTATACCTACTCTGGGAGTACCATGGTTTTAAACCATTAAGGATAGCGCTATCTGCAACCCTCTCCAACCCTAGTGAGTACCTTAAACTGTTGACCCCTACGGGTGAAGATGTAGAGGTCATCGGGGATGAATACGTTAAGAAGATGGATGTAAAGGTTGTAATACCCGGTAAACCCAGCTCGCTGAGTCTACTGGGTGACGACTCCGTTGACCCTAGGTTATCCTATATACTGGATGCTGGGAGAAGGTATAATGGGGTACTGGTTTTCACGAACACGCGCTCGCTTGCGGAAATGCTTGGTTCCCTACTGAGGAAACTCATCGGGAAGCATGGTTTAGACCTAAAGGTGGGCGTGCATCATGGTAGCTTATCCCGTAGTCACAGGGAGGAGGTTGAGGCTGGATTTAAACAAGGAGAATTGAATATATTGGTTGCTACATCGAGCATGGAGCTCGGTATAGATATCGGGCACATCGACTTCGTTATCCAGTATTTATCACCTAGACAGTCCTCGAGGCTTATTCAAAGGATTGGGAGAAGCGGGCACAGGCTTAAAGGCATTAGTCGTGGTGTAGTGTTGAGCACGAGCAATCTACTACACCTATTGGAATCCCTGATCCTCGTTGACGAGGCTTTGAGAAGTAAAGTGGAGAGGGAAGAGGTGATATTTAAACCGCTTGATGTCCTAGCATACGCCATAGCACTACTAGTCCTCTTGAATCCTAGTGGCGTCAACAGGGATGAACTATATGATAGATTGGTGAGACATGCTCTATACCGTGATCTATCCCCCGAGGAATACAATGGGCTAATCGAGTACATGGTCTACGCGCACGTCTTAAGGGATGATGGAGGATTACTTAAGCCCACTAGAAAGACCAGGCTTTATGTCTATAGGACATCGATGATCCCTTCTACAAGGGACATCCATGTTGTAGAGGTTTCAACAGGTAAGACCATAGGCTCCCTAAACGAGGAATACGTTATACTGAGGCTTAGGCCGGATGACGTGATCATTCTAGCAGGGGAGGCATGGAGGGTAATAGGATTCGATGATGAAAAAGGGCATCTCTATGTTGAGAAAACAAAGGGCGACTACGCTGAGTCGCTCATACCACACTGGGAAGGCGAGAATATACCGGTTGACACGCGTGTAGCGTTGAGAATCGGTGAAGTAATAGATTATGTAAAGAAGAATAAGAGCCTCCCAGAAGAGCTTAAGAAGCTGTTGGAGACTAATGTGGAGATATCTTGGGGCCTCGCCGAGGAATTGAGCGGGTATAGCAGGATATATGTCGACTACGTGGAGAAAATGAATCTCCTCATCATAAATATTAATGCTGGAAGCAAGGTGAATAGTTTAATACGTGACGTCATCACGTACCTGCTTAGACAGAGATTCCCCATCATGGACTTCACATCGTACTCCTCCCCCTATGCTGTCTTGGTGAGGGTGAAGGGCTATATATACCCGGCTGAATTGATCAATGCTGTTAAAACGATAATCATAAACCTGGGGAAATACATTGACAATAACGCGTTTCTAAGGAGTGTTGTGAAGGATAGCCAGGCATTATACTGGAGGATATACCAGGTTGCCCAGAGATTTGGAGCTATAACGCCTGGGGAGACCAGGGTGACGAAATCCATGCTTAATGCATTGGCTGACACCATTATAGGTGAGGAGGCATTTAAGGAAGTCCTTATAAAGGATTATGACTTAGAGTCGGCTCGGAGCATAGCTTCATTAATTACCGGGGGAGGTATAAGTGTTGAAACCAGGGTCTACGATGACCTAGCTAGGCACCACTTGGAGATACTTGGGTATATTGAGCTACCTATTAGGAAGGATGTTGTAAACATAGATATATCCCAGTACTTAGAGAGACTCCTTGAGAGAGAGCTAACACTACTATGCATTAAATGCGGGTACATCAAGCAAGGCAAGGTGAGGGAGTTACTCGAGTTAGGTAAATACTCATGTCCCAGATGCGGCCTTGCCACGTTAACTATTATTAAAGGAGATGTAGAGGAGGAGAAAGGCATCGTTGAAAAGCTGAGGAGAGGGATGGAATTAAAGGGCGGCGAACGCCGCCTCTTAGACGACCTCGCCAAGAGAGCGGTTATACTTTATAAATTCGGTAAGCAAGCCCTCCTGGTTTTCGCTGGAAGAGGAGTGGGAACCAGTGAGGCCGTAAGAATACTTAACAATGCCTCGAGGGGCTCGGATTTAGTTAGAGAGATATATGAGAGGGAGAAGACATTCCTACGGGTTAAGAAATATATTGACAGCAAGGATGATGAGTAG
- a CDS encoding DNA polymerase sliding clamp, which translates to MFKAVYPNASKMKYITQAIAKITDEAPIYVTQEGLEVRVLSPDKSMLSIVRIPAMSFEEYSVEGEESFIVASTDLNKIMRRGTRNDVLVMELDRAGNVLNMVFRDRKTGLERVFQLELLPRTPEPVPELNIELGVVVKMMAEDYMNIIGDLKTIGEEAIFAYEENKLKISSSEQQKEYVGVFTEGSPLLYVYSSVEKARAVYSIDLLAVTVKPASASKQVTISFDTDKPVKVEYELAGGGQLIYWVVPRVG; encoded by the coding sequence TTGTTTAAAGCCGTCTACCCTAACGCATCAAAGATGAAATATATCACACAGGCTATCGCGAAAATCACTGATGAGGCACCAATCTACGTGACACAGGAAGGATTAGAGGTCAGGGTATTAAGTCCTGATAAATCGATGCTTAGCATAGTTAGAATACCTGCCATGAGCTTCGAGGAATATAGTGTTGAAGGGGAGGAGTCCTTTATTGTCGCATCAACGGATTTAAACAAGATAATGAGGCGTGGGACAAGAAACGATGTATTAGTTATGGAGCTTGACAGGGCTGGCAATGTGTTGAATATGGTGTTTAGGGATAGGAAAACAGGGCTTGAAAGGGTTTTCCAGCTAGAGCTACTGCCGAGAACACCGGAGCCGGTTCCAGAATTAAACATTGAGCTGGGGGTAGTCGTTAAAATGATGGCTGAAGACTATATGAATATAATCGGGGACTTGAAAACCATCGGTGAGGAAGCAATATTCGCTTATGAGGAAAACAAGCTAAAGATATCCTCCTCGGAGCAACAGAAGGAGTATGTAGGCGTATTCACAGAGGGATCGCCACTCCTATACGTGTATTCATCGGTTGAGAAAGCAAGGGCGGTCTACAGTATTGACCTGCTAGCTGTAACAGTCAAACCGGCTTCGGCATCTAAGCAGGTGACTATATCCTTTGACACGGATAAACCAGTGAAAGTAGAGTATGAGCTAGCTGGGGGAGGCCAACTAATATACTGGGTTGTCCCAAGAGTAGGCTAG
- a CDS encoding 2-oxoacid:acceptor oxidoreductase family protein, translated as MLYEILFYGRGGQGAVTAANILVEAAMFEGKHGQGFPFFGAERRGAPVTAFARLSDKPILRHGMFNEADVIIVLDPGLLDLGVVKRSLLRENGIVVVNTEKDKVLPESINHRGRARIYRVDATKIARDLGLVIAGWPVVNTSMLGAFVKATGLLTIESVKKAIMNYFEGGKAGELNMRAAERAYHETKLILEV; from the coding sequence ATGCTATATGAGATATTATTCTATGGGAGAGGAGGGCAAGGAGCTGTAACAGCAGCCAATATACTAGTAGAGGCAGCAATGTTCGAGGGTAAACACGGCCAGGGATTCCCATTCTTCGGCGCTGAGAGAAGAGGCGCCCCTGTAACAGCGTTCGCCAGGTTAAGCGATAAGCCGATACTTAGACACGGAATGTTTAATGAGGCCGACGTGATCATCGTGCTGGATCCTGGGCTACTGGATCTAGGTGTCGTTAAGAGGAGTTTACTAAGAGAGAACGGTATAGTTGTAGTGAACACTGAGAAGGATAAGGTGCTGCCGGAAAGCATTAACCACCGTGGCAGGGCAAGAATATACAGGGTTGATGCCACGAAGATAGCTAGAGACCTAGGGCTAGTTATCGCTGGATGGCCTGTAGTCAACACGAGCATGCTGGGCGCCTTCGTGAAAGCTACAGGGCTGCTCACAATTGAAAGCGTTAAGAAAGCGATTATGAATTATTTTGAAGGTGGCAAGGCTGGCGAGCTCAACATGAGAGCCGCCGAGCGTGCTTACCATGAGACCAAACTAATTCTCGAGGTGTAG
- a CDS encoding 4Fe-4S binding protein, which produces MSIRVTPPKTGQPPLTRPDIGVAGKTGFWRTSKPIVDQSKCTRCYQCEIFCPVNVIRVEPETGVKIDYDYCKGCGVCADVCPVNAISMVEEVK; this is translated from the coding sequence ATGAGTATACGTGTAACACCACCTAAAACCGGGCAACCACCTCTAACAAGGCCTGACATAGGAGTCGCTGGTAAAACAGGGTTCTGGAGGACATCCAAGCCTATAGTAGACCAATCCAAGTGCACCCGATGCTATCAGTGTGAGATATTCTGCCCAGTGAACGTTATAAGGGTTGAACCCGAAACCGGTGTAAAAATAGACTATGACTACTGCAAGGGATGTGGGGTATGCGCCGACGTATGCCCCGTTAACGCGATAAGCATGGTTGAGGAGGTGAAGTAG